The Pithys albifrons albifrons isolate INPA30051 chromosome 6, PitAlb_v1, whole genome shotgun sequence region AGTCCGAACCGGGGCGCGGCGAGGGCTGGAGCCCCGGGGCACGGCAGAGGCTTGAACCCCAGGACacggcgggggctgcggggcacAGTGTGGACTGGGGGGCACGGCGAGTCCCGGGGCACGGCGGGAACTGGGGAGCTGGAGCTCCAGGGCACGGCGGGGACTGGGGGGCTCGAGTCCCGGGGCACGGCGGGGGCTGCAGTCCCGGGGCACGGCCAGGGCTTGAACCCCAGGACATGGCGGGGGCTGCAGTCCCGGGGCACGGCCAGGGCTTGAACCCCAGGACAtggcgggggctgcggggcacGGTGGGGGCTGGAGCCCTGGGGCACGACGGAGACTGGGGGACTCGAGTCCCGGGGCACAGCGGGGACTGGGGGGTTGGAGTCTCGGGGCACAGAGGAGGCCCGAGGGGCGCCAGCAGCGGGGCTCGAGAGACGGCCCGAGCCGAGCCCGCGGTGCCAGGCGCGGCCGGTGCCTGGcgcgggggcggccccgcgtCCCTCCCGCGCCCCTCCCCGcggcccgccccgctccgccccggaTTGGCGCGGCCGCCGCGgctcctcccgccgccgccgggcgCAGGGGGGATCcggccgagccgagccgagctgagctgagctgagccgaGCCTGGCGGCTCCGCGGCGCTCCGTCCTGTGGCTCCGCTCCGGGTAGGCTGCTGCGAGCGCGGcggtgggagggagggagggaggacgGTTGGGTGGTCGCGGGGCCCGGTTCGGTGCGGGGCAGGTGGGCGGCGAGCGGGGCCCGCCCGCGCTCCGCGGCCATGGCGGCGGTGGCGGGGCCGTCGAGGGGTCGCTGCCTGCCCGCCCTCCGGACGGGGCCGCGCCGAGAGCACCGCGCCCCGCGTTATTCCGCCCCGCGGCTCCAACGCCTCCCCGCGAGCGCCCGCACCGCCCTCCCGGCCCGGCCTTATCGCGCTGCCTGCCCTGCGCCGCTGGCAGCGCTCCCGCTTCTCTCCCGGCCCGGCGAGAGCGGTCTCGGCCCCTCCAGCCCCGCCGCGTCTCCGTGCGGGTCTCGGAGCATCCCCGGCTCCCCCTCCACCCGGGGTCCCCGTGCGGGGCTCGGAGCATCCCCTGCTCCCGCCCCGCTCCGGGTCCCCGTGCGGGGCTCGGAGCATCCCCGActccccgccccgctccgggTCCCCGTGCGGGGCTCGGAGCATCCCCGgctccccgccccgctccgggTCCCCGTGCGGGGCTCGGAGCATCCCCGGCTTCCCCCCCCGCTCCGAGTCCCCGTGCGGGGCTCGGAGCATCCCCGGCTTCCCCCGCCCCCGGGTCCCCGTGCGGGGCTCGGAGCATCCCCGGCTCCCCCCGCCCCCGGGTCCCCGTGCGGGGCTCGGAGcatcccctgctctcctcccgCCCCGGGTCCCCGTGCGGGGCTCGGAGCATCCCCTGCTTCCCCCCCCCGTTCCCCCCCGGGTCCCCATGCGAGGCTCGGAGCATCCCCGGCCCTCGCGGTTGCGTAACGCAACCGTCCCACGCGTGTCCGTGCGGGCAGAACCCGCCGCTGCCCGCGAGTCGCAGCCTTCCCGCCGACTTTGTGTTCAAAACGTCCCCCTTTTTCTCCTTCGCCCCAGCTCGCTcgtgtgtttttttccccctagttTTGATCTCGTGAGTTGCGTTCACTTCCTGATGGTGGTTTTTTCCCCGTGGCTCCCTCATCGATCAGCCCTTCTCAGGGAGGGGTTGTGAGCTCGGTGAACATAAACAGTGATCCAAAAAGACAGCGTTAGTCAGTATTAGATATGGTGATAACACTTGAATAATGTGCTCACGTGGGGGTGGCGTAAGAACCCAAGGAAAGGTTAAAAGTACAATTACAGTGGAAGTGATTTCTTCTCGGAATTACTTCCTCCCAGGCCTTACTCGAAACAATAAGTGTAGCTGTTAATTTCTTCAGTAAACCGAGGTTATTGACTTGTGCAATGCCGCTCCCAGTTGGAAAAGTGTCCTTGTGTCAGCCGGAGAGGTGAAGCTGAGGCTTCTCTTGCGAGGTGCTTCGTGCGACGCCCCCATCAAACCGCGTGTGTGTCTGCGCTCTGCTTTGGAATACCcggctgggatggggctgtagAGATCAGACCAAGCAGCCTGGGCTCTGTAAGTACCGCCGGGGCTGCCCCTGGCCGGGACACAGCGCTGGGAATCCAGCCTTGGAGATATAACTCCctaaagggaagttctggccaggtgggggttggtctcttctcccaggcactcagcaataggacaagggggcacgatgggctcaagctctgccaggggaaattgaagttggagagcagaaaacaattctttgcagagagagtgctcaggcattggaatgggctgcccagagagggggtggattccccatccctggaggtttttaaggtgagattggccgtggcactgagtgccatgatctggtaaagggactggagttggaccaagggttgggcttgatgatctcggagatcttttccaacccagtcgattctgtgattctctgatagCCAGGGTGGCTGTGGAACTGGGGAACGTGCGGCGCAGACTCGTCGTAATGAATGTTTGCGTAGATCTCCGTGTTTTCTCGGATGAAAGGTTTTACATAATTGGCCATTATAATTGTCTGTCACTCCTACCgaagagccagaaaaaaaaaacaactaaaaaccAAGCATGGAGGTGGTAGGTGGTTTTGAAAGTCCAAAGTCTAAAGCAGTAAATGCCTGTAGGTTGagtgttgctgctgctcagcgTGGAGACACCAAAATGActgacttaaaaaaagaaattggtCTCGTTCTACCCTCTTTTTGCATTGGGACAAATGACATCCTGATGAGGTTTTTGCTGCTCATTCTTTGGTGTCCAGAAGAATTCCTGATGTGACTCTGCTTCCATGGGTGTTGcattgagtttttttttttccctttttccccttgaaaTCTTTACTGGAAGCCTTTTACAGTGTTTTGATTCCTTTTTAATAAATGGCTAATCCCTTGCTGCAGGGGATGGGAGTGTTTTGAACGCAGCGTTTTTGGGTCCTtagggaaggggggaagggagaGCCTTGTCTTGCTTTCCAGCAGCCATCCCCCTTCCCCAGGCCTGGGTGAAAGAGCCTTATTGACTGATTTTGGAGGTAACTTGCCCGATTCTCCTCTCACACGCTAAAACCCATAAATTTTGCATAACTCAGGGCTTTTGAGGGTAAGAAATGGAATGTCAGGGAGCCTGGGCTTCATCAGGAGCCTGGTAACAAAGGCAGTGTCTGTTAATTGCATGGTGCTTATCGAAATCTCCCCTGCTAATGACACAGTAACATTTTAATAGGTGTGAAAAGTTGTGGGATTTGATTTAATACCACTGTCTCGAAATCATCCTGCACGCTCCCTATGACTAAGTTGTCTCTTTTATGTTTAATTGGAGAACGAGCAGAGGCTGAGGAGGAAGCTGGAGATTTTCACTTGTGCTGAATGCTCTTTAAAAATCTTCGTTTAGAGAAGGATCGTGAAGAATTGTGAGTGGCATGTCAAGTGTTGAGCTGCAACTGAATGTCTTGTAGGGtataaaacattttcctgtgtCTCTTGAATTTGGAAGCTTGTTTTGTGGTATGCTGTGGATGTTCATGACAGTGTTCACAAGGACTGGCCTGTAGTCCCCATGCCAGGAAGGGCTGTGGTTTTGGGGGTGCCAAGTTACGTTTCTGGTGGTGTGAAGTTCAGTACTGTGTGGTGGGTAACTGGCCCTGACTTCCAGGTGTCAACACTTTCATCATAATGTGTTATTTTCACTTCTCACTGCCCTGTAGCACAAGCAAACGAGCATTTTGGTGTAATTCTCACACACTGGTTGTTGTATTCCCAGCAGATATGGCATATTTTAATATTCCTGTTGCAGGTTTGGCACTTGGCTTCAGAGAAAGGAGAGCAGTTTCTCTTGTACCTGATAGTTGAGCCTGTAAGGAAAATGCAGGACTCATCCTAAGCCTATCATTAAAGATAATGGGAAACATCTCTCTTGGGCTtgtctgctgggattttttGACTCTTGTGGGTTATTTGGTCATCAGATCTATCACTGGACGTTCCTATACATCGAAGCTTTTGAAGGAGACCTTGGTTTAGTGAAAGTTGTTGGTTAGAGCTCCTCTTCCCAGGAAAAGGAGGGCACAGGAATGCTGCTTTGGGATGTGTGGctgctctgttttcatttgtacCATAGtttgctgggtttgttttctaAGCTATTTTGATTCTATTAACTTACTAAACTAAATCTATTAAAGTCAGTGGGACAGACTTTTTACTGTATGAATGTTGTCCTTTTCttgaagtgtcctctttttcCACCCCTAAAATATGAGTCAGTATCATTGCCCCTAGTGCAGATTCTGGCTGTAATTGTGGGATTTGTTTTTGGAATTTGCATTGTAGTTGTGGAATTAGTGTTTATCCCCCAAATAACTAttcttttttttggctttgttgtGGAAGGGGAATATCTGCTGTATCATTTGCTAATCCTGCTGTTGCAGTTTCATGCCTAGAGCATAACTGGAGCTGTGTTTGCCATTGGAGACACGGGGGCTGCTTTaatccagctgctcctggtacCAGACACAGGGAAATTGGTGTAGGGGAAGGATGGGCTTGTCGCCTCCCATCAGGAGTACCATGACCTGGCTGCCCAGATTTGGGTGTCTGCAGCGTCACTGCAATGGCTGTCAGAGAAAGATGGATTAAATATAGCTCAGGTGTGCCTAAACACGTTGCAGTTGCTCCTCCTGTTGCAGTGCAGAGCTAATAGGAGTGTTTACATAGATTACCTTCCTACACATTGCAGGCTCAACTACCTCTTTGGGTACAAGTTGCTGCTGGGCAACCACATGACTACTTAAAGCTGTTTGGAAGGTAAAAATACTCTACAGAGGGACACGTAAATGGCTGTTAAGAAAAtgtcagctttaaaaaaattaaatattcagaaatGGCCGACTGGTATCTTGGtgcagaaaacagtgttttattaattttttttctttcctcatgtgattaaaaaataatcctacTTTAGAAGCTGCTCTGTCTGCAGTTCACAGCAAAGTGATGGTATTTAGGTAGCAGGGTGGCAGAATTCCTGCCAGTTAAAATCCTGCTGTCCTAATATGCCATTCTGTGCAGTTCTTGGGAGCCAATATCCAGTGTTCTTCTGCCTTGCAGCAAAACAACCAGTGATTAAAAATTCAGCAGATGCTGTGGTTCACTTAACTACTTGTTCTTGCATCATTCAGGTCATATCACACAATTAATGTTGCTAATGTTCAatctagcttttttttttttgtcctaagAATGGAAATTATCTGAACTACCATGGGATTTACAGAACTGTTTTGGCAGGAACTGGGCTATGCAAAGTGAGTTATTCAGGACTGTTTTCGCCCTTCCATAACTTGGATAAAAATCTTGAGTTCAGAAATATTATTTGTTCGTGCCAGACAAGGCTttaatttctgcagcttttctgactttaaaaattaaagtgttttcttttgattGCTTTGAGATAAATGAGACTCCCTAGttgagaaggaagaggggggagAGCAGGATAGGTGTAAGTGCTTTCTTTCTTACTTAAACTCACTGTTTGATTTGGccacagaagtatttttgtaAAAGAATTCTCATTTTGTTGCGGGCAgagtttctgctgctttcagtccATTGACTTTTAACTTGCACAGTTTTGGTTAATGGCATTCAATCCAGCGTGTCACTTACTtgacttttaaattaaactttGCTTTCCCCTCCCTGTGTTCCTTTAATTATGTAACTTTTGGCTTCTTTTTGTAGCACACCGAAATTCCAGAAATCTTTTCTGGGCTACCTGAAAGTGATATTCGTGTAGCAAAACTTGGTGGttgtttttacttttaagaCAAACTAAATTCAGCCTGTGAAACGCTGGCGGAGTGTTTTGGTCAAGGTTTGAGATTGAGCCATTGCTGAGGGGAAGGTTGTGCCCTTTTTTAAGTGTGAAGTGTTAAATCAGTCACAGGAATGGAAAGGGTGAATTTATATCCCAGTAGATGATACACAATCTATGATGGATGTGCCTGTGAGCCAAGTTTTGGAGCAGCAGTGGGCAAACCCAGGAGACTTTCTGTTTACAGGTGTTGTTTCAACTTGCAGTTTGGGTGATCTGTCGATTAGCACATCAAGAGGATGTATTTGTAGTCAGGCTGACATTTTTCTTGGGAAAAACCTGTTTGGACTATTAACTCTAAATGTACTTTGAGGGAACGTGTCTCAACCAAATTGTCAGCGATCAGTTTGAGAAAGAAAGTCATAAATATGTAAACCCTCCCCCCCAGCCTCTCCAGTGTCCTCTCCAGAATGATGGAAAAGAAGGATCCAGACTGCCTTGTGCATATTCCTGCTCCCCTGAGCTGTGTATCCAACAAGCTGCACTTCCACTATTGATATTCAGGATAATATGTTTTAATCTCCAATTGGAAAAAAGGAGCTTCACACAAAGCTAATTCCATCTGCTGGAAAAAGAGGAGCGAGGCTTCATCACTTATTTGGGACCTGCTTTTTGCTGTGCTAATTACTATGGATGAACTTTGGaaatttgcataattttttGGCAAACCCAAGCGGCAGCCATTTAATTTAGAATTTTATTAACTTGAAACATCCCCAGCAACTCCTAAGCTGCTTCTGATTCATTCTgtgtttttggtgttttgcaGAGTTTGGTTTAAAAGCTTCAGTaacttcatttttctccttgcaATGACTTTATTTAAGTAACAGCAACTCGCAGCCATTTCCAGTAACTTCCAACCTGCAGTCTGATGCAAAGTTGCTTTTGTCATTCAAATAAAAGTGTTGAAGTAAATTCTtataaaaaaccctaaaccagTAAAACTAaaaggtagattttttttttgctcttctgcAGCGTGAGAAGAgcactggaaatattttaactgtAAATGCATTTCCAAAAGTAACCTTGGGGAAACTGGGGCATGTCAAGTCTGGTCCTATTTCTGCTAAAAGCTCATCTCACGATGTGAATTGTTAAGCTCCAAAGAGTTTGGATGTAAATTCATCATTGCAGGTAGCTACTAACtgttctttcttggtgaaaagcTGGGGGTTTGACACATTTTCAGCTTCCCAAGGTGTCTGGTCACGCCTTTTCCACTtggtttgcttttggttttgtgacCTTCACCTTTCACTGGTTTTGCTGGTTGGCAGTCAGTATAATCTGTAAAATATTGAAGCTGTTGGAATTTTATAGTAAAAAATGCTGTCTGCTTTATTGGAGTGCTGTTTTTTGGAGTCAGCTGTTACgtgctggttttcttttgggTGCAATAGACTGGATTAATTCTAAAATCTGAACTATTCCTGCCCACTTTCTGTCTCAGTACCATCAGAAACCTCCAGTGTTGCTCTGTGCAGTTGCAATCCTGAGGCTTTGTCCCTCTTTCCTCCGCCCTCTGATTCTGTTGATcacttaaaaatgcagttttttccTGAGGATGAACGAGGTTATATTGCCAGACTCTAATTCCTCTCTAATTGGCAGAGAGCCAAGCATAGAATCTTCCTCATAAGTCACTCCAGAGATTTCTTCGTATGTGctgttattttctttgcatgctaacatcagtgaaaatatttcttctgttccttttcctccccccaAGTCTAGACCAGGCCTAATTAtgctcatgtgtgtgtgtgtaggctTGGCTGTTGCCACACTCAAGCCCAAAGAGTAATTTGGAGTCCTTGGGGCAGTTTAAGACCAACATTTCTTGCAGCATCAAAGGCAGCAGCTGTCCCTCTGCATCTGGGTaggtgaaataattttctggtgCATCTAAACTTCAAAGTCTAACTCATGGCTTTGCCTGTGGTCTGGTTTTCTGCAGTGTGGCACACTGGAGgctgttttaaaaaagtttGGACCTTCAGTTTGAGCAGGACTTGGGTATCAGTGGCTGATGTTGAATCGGGGTCTGTGGTCACTGATTCTTGTGCTTCCAGAGCCATCCCAGTTCTCTTTTGGTTTATAAAGCTCTTTATTGAGGtctttaatcacagaatcatagaatcagttgggttggaaaagacctctgagatcatcaagtccaacccttggtccaactgcagtccctttaccagatcatggcactcagtgccacggccaagctcaccttaaaaacctccagggatggggaatccaccccctctctgggcagcccattccaatgcctgagcactctctgcaaagaatttgtttctgctctcccacttcaatttcccctggcagagcttgagcccatcgtgcccccttgtcctattgctgagtgcctgggagaagagaccaacccccacctggccagaacttcccttcaggaaccCTTTGCCCTTGCATTGGACATCCTGATGTTTTTGTCCTCAGAGGTTTGTCCTTCCTTCCATCCTGACTCCTGAGGTGGAGAGAAGCTCCCTGTAAAAATACATACAAGGAATGGTGGCTGGAGACAAGTGTCAGGGATTTAGTAAGGGAATTCTCAAGAAATCCCTTAAAGACAGCCTGTCCCTTGGAAATGGGTTTGTACACCACAATTTAACCATCAGGGCACCAGAACTTGCCATCAGCTGTGGGCCAGACTGTTggttctttgcattttttcatcTAATTTCCTCTCTAAAGGAGGATGACACTCTaccattgtttttttttaatgaggtgACTTTATCTTAATAAACACATGAATGAAGTGATGCAGAGAGTGCTTCCTTATGAATCTGAAATCTGAGtaaatctgctgctgctcctgaaactggggctgggggaggatTACTGATGGCACTGAATCCATCTCCCTTggtgctgaggaaaaaaaatccctgtgttTCTCTTAAAATTctcatagatttttttaaatgcagtggGGCTGCAGATGTAGCCATAttgaaatgtaaaatttttGAATTGTTTTGCAGCAGAAGCAGTTGGAGATGTGGCTTTGGTAGAAGATTTTGGGAATTAATTTAtgactggagaagggactggagcacaagtgctgtggggagaggctgagggagctgggggtgtttagcctggagaagaggaggctcagaggtgacctcagcactgtctggaactccctgaagggaagttctggccaggtgggggttggtctcttctcccaggcactcagcaataggacaagggggcacgatgggctcaagctctgccaggggaaattgaagttggagagcagaaaaaacttctttgcagagagagtgctcaggcattgcaatgggctgcccagacagggggtggattccccatccctggaggtttttaaggtgagattggccgtggcactgagtgccatgatctggtaaagggactggagttggcccaagggttggacttgatgatctcggagggcttttccaacccaatcccttctatgattctatgatttctctttccatgaagctttgcagcctgtgctgtggatGGGAGCTCAGGGCAGTCTGAGTCATGTTtcctccagggacagggcatgGGATGCCACCAGCAGTGGATTGAACCAGTTCTCCAAATTACTGCTTTGTTCAGCTTTAACTGCTTATGGGGCTGTTCAAGTGGTGTCTGCTGATGTGGCAGCTCCAGGCCATGGGGCAAATTGCAGGATAAAGAGCAGTAGTTTCCATACCTTTGTAGAACATGTCTCTGCACACTCTGCTTGCCTTGAAAAGGGGCTTTTTAAGCCCGTTTTCCTCTTTGGGTCAGTAGGTGTATCCAGCGAGGAAAGGGTTGTGTATGGACTTTATAAAGTGTTAACAGCCTCATCCCTGCCTGGCTGAATCCAGGGAAGTGAAGGCACCAGTACATCCTGCAGGGATGGCCCATTGTCTTTggggaaaatgttttaaaggaaTTGGAAAGGACTTGACTTGGAAAAAGGTCAAAAAACTTAATCCAAGTGTGAAATTGTTGCATCAGTAGTGGGCCCATGTAGAAGAAGTTCACTGATGTTGCATTAATAGTGGTTGTTAAagttgtttatttatttattattttttatggctgtccctccagctctcccttgtCTTCTGGGGTCACAAAAAGAGAAACTTTCCTGGGATATACATGAGGCAGAGGCTGTTGGGAAAAGCCATGTCTTTGATTAGACCAGGGGGtatggctgggctgggggagaggagcTGAGTGAGCTTTTGAGCCTGTCTAAATGCCAGCATGGATTTTATCACAGTTGCAGCTGGGAATCAGGGATTTACTGCGAGTTGCCGTTTGGCTGTGGGGTGTCTGGGGCCTTCCTGCTTCTCCCAGCTATTAGTTGTGGAAAAGCTGCATGTGCCACTTTGCAAACATCAAGCACAGCTCTTCAGGGGGAGGGATGGTAAATGACCCGGGTAAAATGAGCCAGGCTGGAGTCAGGAAAACCATCCAGAGTGCCAGCAAGCAATACCTGTGTCCTGAGTTTAATATATTCCCTTGCCAGTGATCGTGCCCAGGAGGATTAATGAGATGCTTTCATTTAAAGCTGGTAGGAACagcagtgcttttttttttttcggtCTCAGAAGTGGTTTGCTTTTACCGAAATAGCTAAATGCAGGCATGTTAGGCTTaatatatatctgtgtgtggGTACTTGAGAAAGCATCCCATTAGGTAACCCAGTAAGTTTCTCCTGGGGAGATGCTGAGAATATCACCTTGCTGCCAGTCAGGGCCAAGATAGGCTTGTTAGCAGCTTGTGACAGCCCCACTTTGCTTTGTGGGTATTTTAAATGAGGGtagcagagctaaaggaagaggtgataacgtctgtgctggtttttttcttgttaggGGGGTGGTGGAGGAGGAGATAGGACTAATTGCATACCTTCCAATTCCAGTTACTTCATTACAGAATAATCATTGGAGCAGCCCTGCAATCTGCTCTGATAGCAGCAGATAAGTGGTGTGGCTCGAAGCACTTCAATCTAAACAAAACTTaagtgcttttttcctttttccctggaGTGAAACTGTAATTTCATTATGTGAGTGTTTGCCAGGACAAAGTTGTTTTTGCAGCTGTCACGATGCTTCTCTGggctttgtgtgtgtttgaggCATGTCCCCAGTGTATGGAGCAGAAATATCCTGAAATTCTGCATTCCCTCACCTGGCAGCTTCAGTGGAAGGTTCTCCAAGTGTTTGCCAGCTGAAGATCTGTTTAGCTTTGACGTTGGATGTCTCAAGGCATTTAGATATAAACCATTGAAGGTTTAGATTATATTCTTTTCCTTAGCAATACATGTAAATTAGTTTCTCTGTCTGCATTAGGCCCTGAAATGGTCGAGTAGAAGAGCCTGAGCTCATCTCTGCTGCTTCAGAATAGGAGTCTGTGGTGAGAGTGATCACACTGACAAATTGTGTGTCATTTTGGTTCTCTGGTGTAGAAATGGTGTTAAATGCAATCAGTGTGATGGGAAAGAGAATTATTGGGCAGAGCTTCAGAGAGGGATTTTGTCTGTCTGAAATGGGATAAAAATTGCATTGTGCTGAATCCTGAGAAATCATAACACctttgaatggtttgggtgggaaaggacaTTAAAGACCATCCAATCCCACgcagtgccatgggcagggacaccttccactatcccagggtgttccaagccctgtccaacctggcctgggacacttccagggatggggcagccacagcttctctgcccaacctgtgccagtgtctcataAAATCCCTTCTTGGAACTGCTGTTGGTGACTTTGAGGTACCAGCTGAAGGCCATGAGAGCACTGCAGACGAGTGCCTGGATTTTGCACAGTGTAGCACCGGCCAAACCATGAACTTTTGTCAGGCTCATTTTCTCTGGACTGCCATAGAACTGTTAAATCTGATCTGTTCCTAAAAAGACAGCTGACTGTGCAATCTGAGCCACATAAAATtctttgtctctgctttggACTTGAATGGAAAAGTAGTTTGTTTTCGCATTAAATCGACCTCAACTGTCGCTGCCCCAAAGGGGGTCTGTTCTTGCAGGCTCTGCTTGGATGAGTGCTCTTGGCTCCTGCTGTGGTGTAGTGTGAGCCTGCTGGCTCTGATCAGGACAGTGGGAGGATGGTAACACACTAAGACAGGTATTTGTTAACAGGTTGAGtgttttgggaaagaaaatatagtACAGTTTTTACAAGTTAATAGATTTTGTAAGCTTGGGCTCGGTTGCATTGGTTGTAACTTGGCTGGCAGGGTTGGTGATGTAGATCCAGTTGCAACATTAAGCTCTTGGAATAAATGAAGTGGAGTGATGGTGAATT contains the following coding sequences:
- the LOC139673046 gene encoding proline-rich protein 2-like — its product is MAAVAGPSRGRCLPALRTGPRREHRAPRYSAPRLQRLPASARTALPARPYRAACPAPLAALPLLSRPGESGLGPSSPAASPCGSRSIPGSPSTRGPRAGLGASPAPAPLRVPVRGSEHPRLPAPLRVPVRGSEHPRLPAPLRVPVRGSEHPRLPPPLRVPVRGSEHPRLPPPPGPRAGLGASPAPPAPGSPCGARSIPCSPPAPGPRAGLGASPASPPRSPPGPHARLGASPALAVA